The proteins below come from a single Cottoperca gobio chromosome 11, fCotGob3.1, whole genome shotgun sequence genomic window:
- the LOC115015828 gene encoding digestive cysteine proteinase 1: MCVYIAFCLFLAVKATEGKAVPSLPIFGSSYHVKGVISLPYAEIKEPFEAWLDLAAKSSRLDYYHGQVSTYQLGTAARWGVSYKITPETTEMTLNVMKCFLVNGTKDEAVTPQASLPDVQGFQFLRMEYYGGSLCEVWQNVTTVGYKKNTYTLWVTHSESGADGKDESATPLHYEMMGYDTLLGSHYDKYLVDYKEFSTHVDPKVFSLPEGMSCGEFPGPGVEHHMLANPMKDLIHTSASGHSQRMFDYFKDKFQRQYSDEREHEKRHHAFVHNLRYVHSKNRAGLSFSLTLNSLSDRTLSELFIMRGRKQGKTPNKGLPFPSMLYEGVNLPESLDWRLFGAVTPVKDQAICGSCWSFATTGAIEGALFLKTGSLLVLSQQMLVDCSWGFGNNGCDGGEEWRGYEWIMKHGGIATTETYGAYMGMNGFCHINTSQLTAQIKSYTNVTSGDAEALKMALFKNGPTAVSIDASHRSFVFYSHGVYYEPACGNATYDLDHAVLAVGYGTMKGEPYWLVKNSWSTYWGNDGYILMSMKDNNCGVATDATYVTPA; encoded by the exons ATGTGTGTCTAcattgcattttgtttgtttttggctgTCAAAG CTACAGAGGGTAAAGCAGTCCCTTCTCTCCCAATTTTTGGGAGCAGCTATCATGTGAAAG GAGTGATCTCTCTGCCCTACGCTGAGATCAAGGAGCCATTTGAGGCCTGGCTAGACCTCGCAGCAAAGTCCAGCCGACTAGACTACTACCATG GCCAGGTGTCGACCTACCAGTTGGGGACGGCGGCACGGTGGGGCGTCTCCTATAAAATCACTCCAGAGACCACAGAGATGACTCTGAACGTGATGAAGTGTTTCCTGGTTAACGGGACAAAGGATGAAGCCGTCACACCGCAGGCGTCGCTGCCTGATGTGCAGGGTTTCCAG TTCCTGAGGATGGAGTACTATGGAGGTTCCCTGTGTGAAGTTTGGCAGAATGTGACGACCGTGGGTTACAAgaagaacacatacacactgtgggTGACTCATTCGGAGAGCGGGGCGGATGGCAAGGATGAGTCTGCCACACCGCTCCATTATGAGATGATGGGATACGACACGCTGCTCGGGTCACATTATGACAAATACTTGGTGGATTACAAAGAGTTCAGCACTCATGTGGACCCCAAAGTGTTCTCGCTGCCTGAAG GGATGAGCTGTGGAGAGTTTCCTGGTCCAGGTGTGGAGCACCACATGTTGGCCAATCCGATGAAAGATCTCATCCACACCTCGGCGTCGGGCCACTCGCAGCGCATGTTCGACTATTTCAAGGACAAGTTTCAGCGTCAGTACAGCGACGAAAGAGAGCATGAGAAAAGGCACCATGCTTTTGTTCATAACCTCCG GTATGTCCACTCAAAGAACAGAGCAGGGCTGTCCTTCTCTCTGACTCTGAACTCTCTGTCAGATCGCACACTGTCGGAGCTGTTCATCATGAGgggaaggaaacaaggaaagaCCCCAAACAAAGGACTCCCCTTCCCCTCAATGCTTTACGAAGGGGTGAACTTACCCGAGTCACTTGACTGGAGGCTTTTCG GTGCTGTGACCCCGGTGAAGGACCAGGCCATCTGCGGCTCCTGCTGGAGCTTTGCCACCACTGGAGCAATAGAGGGCGCTCTCTTCCTAAAG ACGGGTTCCCTGCTGGTTCTGTCTCAGCAGATGCTGGTGGACTGCTCCTGGGGTTTCGGCAATAACGGCTGTGACGGAGGGGAAGAGTGGAGAGGCTACGAGTGGATCATGAAACATGGCGGCATCGCCACAACCGAAACATACGGAGCCTACATGGGAATG AATGGATTTTGCCACATTAACACATCCCAGCTTACTGCACAAATCAAGAGCTACACCAACGTCACATCAGGAGATGCAGAAGCCCTTAAGATGGCGCTCTTTAAAAACGGGCCGACGGCTGTTAGCATCGACGCCTCGCATCGATCGTTTGTCTTCTACAGCCACGGTGTCTACTATGAGCCGGCTTGTG GTAATGCCACGTATGATTTGGACCACGCTGTGCTTGCAGTTGGATACGGCACCATGAAGGGAGAGCCATACTGGTTGGTGAAGAACTCGTGGTCCACCTACTGGGGCAATGACGGCTACATCCTCATGTCCATGAAGGATAACAACTGCGGCGTCGCCACTGATGCTACATATGTGACACCGGCATAG